The segment AGCTCAGTGCGATCATCGACCCGGCATTCACGCGGTTCGCGAGCACCAGCGGCGTCCAGACCCGCAGCCTTGCCCTTCCTCTCGATCGATATGCGACATTGGCGGGCTTCACCGAGGCCAACGAGGCCTACCTTCGCGTCGCGACGGAACTGGGTGAGCGTGCCGCCCGTGCAGCGTTGGACGACGCCCATCTGCGCCCGCAGGACGTCGATGCCGTCATCGCCGTCTCGAGCACGGGCGTGGCCGTCCCGACCATCGACGCGCGGATCGCGTCTCGGCTCGGGTTGAGGCCGGACGTCAAGTGGCTCCCGCTCTTCGGGCTCGGCTGCGTCGCCGGTGCCGCCGGCCTGGCCCGGGCGCATGATTACCTTCGCGGATTCCCTGACCATGTGGCGCTGTTGTTGTCGGTCGAGCTGTGCTCGCTGACGCTGCAACGCGATGACACCTCCATCCCGGCGTTGATCGGTCTGTGCCTGTTCGGTGACGGGGCCGGTGCCGTGGTGGCCACCGGGGCCGATCGAACGCCGGCCGGGCCCAGCATGATCGGCAGGCCGCGGGTGGTGTCGACCCGCAGCAGGTTGTTTCCCGACACCGTCGACGTGATGGGCTGGAATGTCAGCGCGAACGGATTTCAGCTGGTGATGTCGCGCGATGTTCCCAGGATGGCATCGGACTACCTGGGTGCCGAGGTCACCGACTTCCTGTCCGAGTACGGCCTGACGACCGACGACGTGACCACCTGGGTGTGCCACCCGGGTGGGCCCAAGGTGCTCGATGCGGTGTCGGAGGCGTTGGACGTCCCGCCCGCAGCGTTGCGACACAGCTGGGATTCCATGCGGGACAACGGCAACATCTCGTCGGCATCCGTGCTGGACGTGCTGAACCGCACGCTGACAGCGCCGCCGGCCCGGGGGACGACGGGCCTGCTGCTGGCCATGGGGCCGGGATTCAGCTTCGAGCTCGTGCTGCTGGGCTGGTAGGGGCGGGCGATGTATTACCTGTTCATCGCGCTGATCGGTGCCGAACGGCTGGTCGAGCTGGTGGTCTCGCGCCGGAACGCCACCTGGTCCTTCGCCCGCGGGG is part of the Mycobacterium adipatum genome and harbors:
- a CDS encoding type III polyketide synthase, which produces MTDTSETPFIHTLGDPRSGAPHIAGTGVAMTPHRYSQDEVVRELSAIIDPAFTRFASTSGVQTRSLALPLDRYATLAGFTEANEAYLRVATELGERAARAALDDAHLRPQDVDAVIAVSSTGVAVPTIDARIASRLGLRPDVKWLPLFGLGCVAGAAGLARAHDYLRGFPDHVALLLSVELCSLTLQRDDTSIPALIGLCLFGDGAGAVVATGADRTPAGPSMIGRPRVVSTRSRLFPDTVDVMGWNVSANGFQLVMSRDVPRMASDYLGAEVTDFLSEYGLTTDDVTTWVCHPGGPKVLDAVSEALDVPPAALRHSWDSMRDNGNISSASVLDVLNRTLTAPPARGTTGLLLAMGPGFSFELVLLGW